In Sulfitobacter sp. LCG007, the sequence CGGCGCCGACGGTACCGTGATCTTCGAAAAGACCATGGAGCCCGGCGAGGTATGGGACGCGCCGGCCACGGAAGAACCGCCGACCCTGCGCACCGGAGAAAGCGGCGCGATCTACTTTGCCATGGGCAACCAGTACTACGGCCCCGCCGGACGCACGGGGCAGGTGACGTCCAACCTCCCGCTTGCGGTCGAGACGCTCAAGCAGACATATGCCGTCGCGGATCTGACAGCGGACGAGGCGCTTGCAACGATGGTCGCCGAGTTGCAGACTCCTGTTGCGGAGCCCCTTCCGGCGGCGGGCAACGCAAGCGAATAACCGCGACACCTCTCGCCGGGATCGGCGACTTTCGATTGCGACCGCCGGGTGATGTACCTATTTTACCCCCGGCAGCCGAACCCGGAAGGCCACGAAATGTCGCTCAATCACGTCCGCCCCTGGCGAAACATCTATCGACGCAAGTCCCGCCAGATCATGGTCGGCAACGTCCCGGTCGGGGGCGACGCGCCGATCACCGTTCAGACCATGACGAACACGCTGACGACGGATGTCGCTGCGACGATCGCGCAGGTGCAGGCGGCGACGGACGCCGGGGCGGATATCGTGCGAATATCGGTGCCCGACGAAGCCTCGGCCAAGGCGCTGAAGGAGATCGTGCGCGAAGTCTCCGTGCCGATCGTCGCCGACATCCATTTCCACTACAAACGCGGGATCGAAGCCGCCGAAGCGGGCGCCGCCTGTCTGCGCATCAATCCTGGCAACATCGGCGATCAGGCGCGGGTGCGCGAGGTCATCAGGGCGGCCAGGGATCACGGCTGTTCGATCCGCATCGGCGTCAATGCCGGGAGCCTCGAAAAGCACCTGCTCGAGAAGTACGGCGAACCCTGTCCGGATGCGATGGTCGAGAGCGGACTCGACCATATCCGCATTCTGCAGGACAACGACTTTCACGAGTTCAAGATCAGCTGCAAGGCGTCCGACGTGTTCATGGCCGCCGCCGCCTACCAGCAGCTCGCAGAAGCCACGGATGCGCCCATCCATCTCGGGATCACCGAGGCGGGCGGCCTGACCTCCGGCACGATCAAAAGCGCGATCGGCCTCGGGAACCTGCTCTGGATGGGCATCGGAGACACGATCCGGGTGTCTCTCTCCGCGGACCCGGTGGAAGAGGTGAAGGTCGGATACGAGATCCTCAAGTCGCTCGGACTGCGCCACCGCGGCGTCAACATCATCAGTTGCCCCAGTTGCGCCCGGCAGGGATTCGACGTCATCAAGACGGTCGAGACGCTCGAGAAACGGCTCGAGCACATCAAGACCCCGATGAGCCTGTCGATCATCGGCTGCGTGGTCAACGGCCCCGGAGAGGCGCTCATGACCGACGTGGGCTTCACCGGCGGCGGCAACGGGTCCGGGATGGTCTACCTTGCCGGCCGTCAGAGCCACAAGCTCGGCAATGACGCGATGATCGACCATATCGTCGAACAGGTCGAGAAGAAGGCGGCCGAACTCGAAGGCGTCCAGGTCCAGCCAGCGGCCGAATAGGCCGGGGCGGTGCGGGGCAATCGTTCATCGTCTCGCACACCGGCGCCTGAACGCTTCCTGTCCGACGAGGGTTACGATCTTTCCGGTCTGAAGGCCATCGACAGCTTCCGGGGACGCGAGATCCGGCTGCGTCTGCTGTTGCTCGGTGTCGCGGCACTGGCGGTGACGCTTCACCTGCGGGATCCGGTGTTCCCGGTCGCCTATGGCGCCTATGTCGTCATTCTCGCGACCTACATCTGGCTGCTGCAGCGCCAGGCCGACAGGGTGCCGCGGCGCAGGATGCTTCTTCTGGCGGGGGTAGGCCAGCTTTCCGTCCTGATCGTGCAGTGCATGTGCGTCTATCTCTTCGCGAACGAAGACCGCATCGCCCAGCTGCTGGCGCTTTTCCTCTACTTCGTTTCAAGCCTCAACACGGTGACCGTCCGGGCGATCCGCCGGTCCTATCTCAGCCTCGAGATCGTCAGTTACATCCTCGCCGGGGCCGCGATGGTGGTGGTCGAGTTCGACCGAAGTCCGATCGGTGCGGCGCTGATCATCGCCGTGGCCTTCGCTGCCTACTCGTCCTACTTCATCTTCACCACGCGCGGCGTGCAGCGTTTCCAGCGCCAGCTCGAGGAGAAATGGACAGGCGTGCACGAAGCCGAACGGCAGCGTGCCATCGGACAGCTGACTGCCGGTATCGGGCACGACTTCAACAACCTGCTTGCCACGGTGATCGGCAACATCCAGCTTTGCCGCGAGGTAGAGGACGAAGCCGAGCGCGCTGCCCTTCTGGCGGCTGCCGAACAGGCGGCATACAGGGGGGCCGACCTGACCGGGCGGCTTCTTGCGCTGTCGCGGCAATCGCATCTCGAACCCGAGAAGGTCGATACGGACCGGATCGCTCAGGATCTCTCGCCCGTGGCGAACCGCGTTCTCGGATCGAAACACCGTCTGGTGATCGACCTGCCGCCAAGGCCGCTGCGGATCGAGGTCGATGCGGGCATGCTGACCACCGTTCTCATCAACCTGATCCTCAATGCCCGCGATGCGATGCCGGGCGGGGGCGACATCGTGCTGTCCGGCGAGGCCGGGAGAAACGCGTCGACCACGCTCACGATCCGCGATACCGGCACCGGGATCCTGCCGGAGAACCTCGACCGGATCTTCGAGCCCTATTTCACGACCAAGCCGAACGGCTCCGGACTCGGGCTCTCGATGGCGCGGGGCTTCATGGAGCAGAGCGGCGGCACGCTCGAGCTCGAGACGCGGCCGGGGAAGGGCACGGCAGTGCGGCTGCGCTTTCCGCCGTGCTGATGCGCCTCAGAGGTCGCGCTTCTCCTCGACGATGGCCTGCATCTGATCGTAGGGCAGATAGCCCCGCAGCATCTCGTCTTCGAGGATGAAGGTCGGCGTGCCGCTGATCTTGAGCTTTTGCGCCAGTTCCCGGGTCGCGCGGATCTCGGCGGTCACAGCCTCGCTGTCCATCGCCGCTTCGATTGCGTCAGCATCCAGCCCGAGGGTCCCGGCCATGCGCTTGAGGGCGGGCAGGGTAATGTCCGCATTGTAGACCATCAACGCATCATGGATCTGTCCATAGGCGTCAGGGCCCGCGACCTGCTTGGTCGCGACCGCGAAGCGCGAGGCGAGGACGGACTGTTCGCCGAGGATCGGGAATTCCTTCACGACGAAGCGGATCCTGCCGTCCTCGCTCAGCAGCTTCTCGACTTCGCCGAAGGCGCGTTTGCAGTAACCGCAGCGATAGTCCATGAATTCCACCAGCGTGATGTCCCCATCCGGGTTGCCCCCGACGAAGGAGAAGCCGTCCTCGAAGATGGCCGCGCGGTTCTGCTCGACCAGCGCCAGGTCCTCGTCGGCCTGAGCGTCCGCCTGCTTCTGTTCGAGCGTGTTCACCGCGTCGATGATCACCTCGGGATGCTCCATGAGGTAGTTGCGCACCTCTTCGCGGAAAAGCGCGCGTTCCTGGTCGGTCATCGCGCCGAGATCGAAGGCGCAGGCGGAACCTGCCAGCATGAGGCTGCCGAAGAAGGCAGGCAGGAGCAAGCGTGGTGTCATCGAGATATCTCCGGAATTCGGCGCGGTTGGCAGCAATCATCACATCCTGCGCGCAATGCCAAGTAATGGGGAGGGGCAGGCATTGACGCCGGCGGGATAACGCGTTGAAAGACCATGGCGCAGACTAGGAGCGAAGGCATGCGGAACTCAAGGCGCTCGGCTGTCGATCCCTTTATCGTGATGGACGTGATGGAGGCCGCCCGGCGGGCCGAGGCGGCGGGGTGCCACATCATCCACATGGAGGTGGGCCAGCCCGGCACCGGGGCGCCGCAGGCCGCGACGCAGGCGCTGGCGCGGCGGATGGCCTCCGAGCCGATGGGCTATACGGTCGCGCTTGGTCTGCCGGAGCTGCGGGCGGGCATCGCGCGGCTTTACCGCGACCGTCACGGGATCGATCTGGATCCGGCGCGCGTGGTGGTGACTTCGGGGTCGTCCGCGGGCTTCCTTCTGGCCTTCACGGCGTTGTTCGACACCGGGGACCGTGTCGGCATCGGCGCGCCGGGATATCCGAGCTACCGACAGATCCTGAAGGCACTCGATCTGGTGCCCGTGGATCTGCCGACCGCGCCCCAGAACCGGTTCCAGCCGGTGCCGTCGGATTTCGCGGGCCTCGATCTTTCCGGCCTGCTGGTCGCCTCGCCGGCCAACCCGACCGGGACCATGCTCGACCGCGCCGCGATGAGCGCGCTGATCGAGGCGGCCGAGGGGCAGGGCGCGGCCTTCATCTCGGACGAGATCTATCATGGTCTCGAATACGAGGCCGAGGCGGTTTGCGCGCTCGAGATCACGGATCAGGCCTACGTCATCAACTCGTTCTCCAAGTATTTCTCGATGACCGGCTGGCGGATCGGCTGGATGGTGGTGCCGGCCGACCACGTCCGCACCGTCGAGCGCATCGCACAGAACATGTTCATCTGCCCGCCCCACGCGAGCCAGGTCGCCGCGCTGGCCGCGCTCGATTGCGGGGCGGAGCTCGAGGCCAATGTCGCCGTCTACAGGACCAATCGCGCGCTCATGCTGGAAGGGCTGCCAAAGGCGGGATTCACCAATGTCGCCCCGCCGGACGGAGCATTCTACGTCTATGCCGATGTCTCCGATCTGACGACGGATTCGCTGAGCTTCTCGCGCGAAATCCTCGAGCAGGCCGGGGTCGCGGTGACGCCGGGGCTCGATTTCGACCCCGAACGCGGACACAGGACGCTGCGCTTTTCCTACGCCCGCGCGACGGCGGACATCGAGGAGGGGCTGGCCCGTCTCGCCGAGTTCATGGCGCGGCGGCGCTAGGGGGATTCCCCTTGGAGAGCGCCTGCGGTAGGCTCGGCCAAAACAACGAAGACGGGCGGTTCGGGCAGGCACGGTGCAACGCATAGTTCTTTCGCTATTGCTGCTTCTGATCGGCGCCGGGGCCGGGGCGCAGGACCTGAGCGCGCGCGCCCGCGTCGAAGCGGGGCCGAGCGGGGTGCGCGATGGCTGGTTCGGCGGCGCGACGCTTGAATTGCACCTGAGCCAGGGCGTGCCTTTCCGCGTCTTCACGCTCGATTCGCCGCCACGCCTGGTGATCGACTTCCGGGAGGTCGACTGGCGCGGGCTGTCGCAGGCGGATCTGCTGTCACGGCCGGGCACCGTCACGTCGCTGCGCTTCGGGCCGTTCCAGCCGGGCTGGTCGCGTCTCGTGGCCGACCTTTCCGGGCCCTACCTGCCCATCGAGATCGGCATGCCGATCAATACCGCTTCCGGTTCGGCGGTGCTGTCGCTGAAGCTGAAACCCGTCCGCGCAGAGGATTTCGCGGCGGCTTCCGGGGCGCCGGACGCCGCGCTCTGGCCGGAACGCAAGCCGCCTGAAATCCTTCCCCCGGTATCGGACGGACGCCTGATCGTCGCCCTCGATCCCGGACATGGCGGGATCGACCCCGGAGCCGAGCGGGGCGGCGTTGCGGAAAAGGACCTGATGCTGACCTTCGCCCGGCTTCTGCGCGAGGAGCTTCGCCGCGCGGGCGACGTCGAAGTGGTCCTGACGCGGGATGCGGACGAGTTCGTTTCGCTTGAATCCCGGGTCGCCGTCGCGCACCGGTCGCGGGCGGATGTCTTCATCTCCCTGCACGCCGATGTGCTGACCCAGGGCGCGGCGCAGGGCGCCACGGTATATACGCTCTCCGATGAGGCCACCGACAAGGCGACCGAGCTTCTCGCCGCGCGCCATGATCGCGCCGACATCATCGCCGGGGCCGATCTGACGGGCTCGGAAGACGAGGTTGCGGGCGTCCTGCTGGATCTCGCCCGGCAGGAGACCGAACCCCGCACCGCGGCGCTTGCCCAGTCGCTGATCGCGGCAATGCAGGCGTCCGGCGGGCCGATGAACCGCCATCCGCTGCGTGAGGCGGGCTTTTCGGTGCTGAAATCCGCCGATATCCCGTCCGTGCTGATCGAGATCGGTTTCCTGAGCAGCCCGCGCGATCTGGAGAACCTCGGCAACCCCGAATGGCGGCGCGGGATGGCAAGCGCGATCGCAAGGGCCGTTCTCGACTGGCGCGACGCGGACATGGGCCGCAGGGCGCTGGTACGGCAGTGAACGTGTCGCCATGCGGCGTGTCGGGCGTCGGCAATTCCGCGCCTTGCCGTGATCCAAACGTGTTTTGACCAGGACGGCAGAGAGCCGTATAGGAAGGACTCCGATCCCAGCAAGGCTCGCGCACGTGTTCCGGTTCATCCTCTCCTTCTTCGGTGGCATCTTTACCGCCATCACGCTCACCATCGCCATGATTGCGCTGACCGTGGGGGCGGTGTTCTGGATGTATGCGCGTGACCTGCCGAGCCACGAGTCGCTCGCGCAGTATTCGCCCCCGACAATCAGCCGGATCTATTCCGGCCAGGGCCAGATCATCGACGAGTTCGCCAAGGAACGTCGCCTTTTCGCCCCTGCCGACGCAATCCCGGATCTTGTGAAGCAAGCCTTCATTTCGGCCGAGGACAAGAATTTCTACGAGCACCAGGGCTATGACCTTCGCGGGATCGGGGTCGCGGCCTACGAGGCCGTCGTCTCGCGCGGGCGCGACATCAGGGGTGCCTCGACGATCACCCAGCAGGTAATGAAGAACTTCCTGCTGTCGGGCGACCGCCAGGCCGAGCGCAAGATCAAGGAGATCATCCTCGCCGCGCGGCTTGAAGAGACGCTCGACAAGGAAAAGATCCTCGAACTTTACCTCAACGAGATCTTCCTCGGGCAGAATTCCTACGGTGTGGCGGCTGCCGCGCAAACCTATTTCAACAAGACGCTCGACGAACTGGCCCCGCATGAGGCGGCCTTCCTCGCGTCGCTGCCCAAGGCGCCGTCGGACTATCATCCGGTGCGCCAGAAGGACCGGTTGCTGGCGCGGCGCAACTTCGTTCTGCGCGAGATGAACGAGAACGGCTATCTCAGCGATGACGTCTATGAGCAAGAGATCGCGGCACCGCTCGAATCCGTGCAGAACGGCAATTTCGAGAGTTTCCGGACCGAGCTACCGCCGCGCGACTATTTCACCGACGAGATCCGCCGCCAGCTGACGCTCGATTTCGGCGAGGGCGAGTTCTTCACCGGCGGGTTGACCGTACGCGCGACCATCGACGAAGAGCTCCAGCCGCTTGCCGCGCTGTCGCTTCAGCAGGAACTCGAGGAATACGACCGCGGCATCGGCATCTGGCGCGGCACGCGGGCGACCATCGAACCGGAGCGGTTGACGGACGAGGCGTCCTGGCGCGCCGCCCTCTCCGAAAAGCGCGTTCCGCGTGACATCGCGCTGAACGGGCAATGGTATCCGGCGGTGGTGCTTGAGGTCGGCGACAGGAATGCACGCATCGGCATCGAGGGTGTGCCGGTCGACGACACGCAGGTGATCACGCCGGAGGATGTGACCTGGGCGCGCAAGCGTCGCGCGGACCGCTCGCTTGGCCCAAGGGCGAAGGTCGCCGGGGACCTGCTGGAAGTGGGTGAGGTCGTGCTGGTGCGCCGGATGACGAGCGACGAGGACCGCAGCTTCATCCGCTGGACGCTGCGGCAGGTCCCCGAAGTGCAGGGCGGCTTCGTCGCAATGGACGTCAACACCGGCCGGGTGATCTCGATGCAGGGCGGGTTCTCCTATCAGTCCTCCGTCTTCAACCGCGCGACACAGGCCAGGCGCCAGCCGGGGTCGAGCTTCAAGCCCTTTGTCTACGCGGCGGCGCTGGACAGCGGTTACACGCCCGCGACGATTGTTGTGGACGCCCCGATCGAGATCAACACCCCGCAGGGCCTGTGGCGGCCGCGCAACTCGTCCAACAAGTACTATGGGCCGACGCCGCTGCGCACCGGTATCGAGCAGTCACGGAACCTCATGACCATCCGACTGGCCCAGGAGGTCGGGATGGACGTGGTGGCGCGCTATGCCGAGAAGTTCGGCGTCTACGACAACATGGGCCAGTACCTCGCCAATGCGCTGGGATCGGAAGAGACGACGCTGTACCAGATGGTGGCGGCCTATGCGATGTTCGCCAACGGCGGCGAGCGTGTGAAGCCGACGCTGGTCGACCGGGTCCAGGACCGATACGGAAAGACGATCTACCGCCACGACGACCGCACCTGCGAGGATTGCCGCGTGGCAAGCCTCCAGCCCGGCTGGGCGCCCACCATCAGCTCGAAACGCGAGCGCGTGATGGACCCGGTGACGGCCTATCAGCTTACCTCGATGATGAAGGGCGTGGTCGAACGCGGAACGGCGTCCGGCGTCGTCAACCTTCCCGTGCCCACGGCGGGCAAGACCGGGACAACGAACGACGCCAAGGACGTGTGGTTCATCGGGTTCACCTCCAATATTGTGGCGGGCTGCTACATCGGCTACGACCAGCCGCGCACTCTGGGCAAGCGCGCCTACGGGTCCAGCCTCTGCGGGCCCGTCTTCCAGCGCTTCATGACCGAAGCCACGAAGAAATACGGGGGCGGACCCTTCGAGGTGCCGCCGGGCGGACATTTCATCAAGATCGACCGTTTCACCGGCGCGCGTCTGGGGGACGACGCCAGCGGAGCCAACGTGGTGGCGGAATACTTCCGCGACGGCGAAGAGCCTGTGTTCGGCGTCGCCTTCGACGGCGGTTTCGCGATGGGCGCCGATCTGCCGCTCTACGAGGAGGTCGGGAGCGCCACGGGCCGGCAGGTCATCACCTCGACGGGCCGCAAGGCAACGGTGGGTCCGAAGGCCAATTACGGCACGCTCAGTTCGGGTGGCCTCTACTAGCGGGGGCCGTCGCCGGCCCAGCCGCTTGCTGCCTGTCGGCGGCTGGTCTAATACCGCCTGAAACGAGCCGAACCGAAGGGTGGACGATGCGGGCCGAGGCACAGAATTCCGTCGAAAAGATCGAGAAGTCCCTGCATCTGCTCGGGCAGCGCATGGATATCGCCACGGCGCAGCACCGGCTCGAGGAGTTCAACGCCCGCGTCGAGGATCCCAAGCTCTGGGACAATCCCGAAGCCGCGCAGAAGCTGATGCGCGAACGCCAGATGCTGGTCGACGCCATGGCCGATTACGAGGGCATCAGGCGCGAACTGTCCGATGCCGTCGAGCTCATCGAACTCGGCGAGATGGAGCAGGACACCGAGGTCGTCGCGGACGCCGAGGCCTCGCTCAAGGCTCTGGAAGAGCGGGCCGCCCAGAAGGAACTCGAGGCGCTGCTCAACGGCGAGGCCGACAGCAACGACACCTTCCTCGAAATCAACGCGGGCGCGGGCGGCACGGAAGCCTGCGACTGGGCGCAGATGCTGCAGCGCATGTACATCCGCTGGGCCGAGTCGCGCGGCTACAAGGTCGAGCTGCAATCCGAGGAAGCGGGTTCGGAGGCCGGAATCAAGTCCTGCGCCTACAAGATCAGCGGCCACAACGCCTATGGGTGGCTCAAGTCCGAAAGCGGCGTGCACCGGCTGGTCCGGATCTCGCCCTTCGGCAAGGGCACGCGCGAGACTTCCTTCGCCAGCGTGTGGGTCTACCCGGTGGTCGATGACAACATCGAGATCGAGGTCAATCCGGCCGATATCCGCATCGACACCTACCGCTCGTCCGGCGCGGGCGGTCAGCACGTCAACACGACCGACTCGGCGGTTCGCATCACGCACCACCCGACCGGCATCGTCGTCACAAGCTCCGAGAAGTCGCAGCACCAGAACCGCGACATCGCCATGAAGGCGCTGAAATCCCGACTCTACCAGCTGGAACTGGACAAGCGGAATGCGGCCATAAACGAGGCCCATGAAAGCAAGGGCTCGGCGGGGTGGGGCAATCAGATCCGATCCTACGTCCTGCAGCCCTACCAGATGGTCAAGGACCTGCGCACGAGCCACGAGACCTCGGACACGAGCGGGGTTCTCGACGGCGATCTCGACGCCTTCATGGCCGCGACGCTCGCGATGGATGTCTCCGGCAAGAGCCGGGCAGAAGCGCAGGGCGGCTGATCCGGGCGGGCAGGGCACATGGATCTTCTTTCGGTCGATGCCTGCGGGCTGTCCGAGAGGATCGCGGCATCCGATATCAGCGCCGCAGAGGTGATGCGCGCCACGCTCGCCCGGATCGCCGCGGTCAACGGCACCGTCAACGCCATCGTGTCGCTGCGGGCACAAGAGGAACTGCTGGCCGAGGCGGAAGCGGCAGACCGGGCCCCGCGCAAGGGCTGGCTGCACGGCATCCCGATGGCGATCAAGGATCTCGCGGATGCGGCGGGGTTTGCCACATCCCAGGGCTCGCCAATCTTCCGCGACCACATCGCCCAGCGTGACGATCTCGTCGTGTCCCGCCTGCGGGCGGCCGGGGCGATCATCATCGGCAAGACGAACACGCCTGAATTCGGCCTCGGCAGCCACACGTTCAACCCGGTGCACGGGGCGACGCGAAACCCCTACGATCCGTCAAGGTCCGCCGGAGGGTCCTCCGGCGGAGCCGCTGCCGCGCTCGCCTGCGGCATGCTGGCGGTGGCGGACGGATCGGACATGATGGGGTCGCTGCGCAACCCGGCGGCCTGGAACAACGTCTACGGCATGCGCCCGAGCCACGGAGTCGTCTCCGGCGGTCTCGAGGGCGACCTCTTCCTTCACCCGCTTTCCACAAGCGGCCCGATGGCCCGCACGCCTCGCGATCTGGCCGCGCTGCTCGACACCATGGCTGCTCTCGACCGACCGCGCGCATTTGGCCTTTCCGTTCCCACGACGCTTCCGCAGATCGACGCGGCCCTGTCGCCCGTGCGCGCCGGATGGCTTGGCGACTGGGGCGGCGCGCTGCCCTACGAGGCGGGCATTCTCGACCTGTGCGACAGCGCGCTGGAACAGATGCGCGGGCTTGGCTGGCGGGTCACGGACCTTACTGCGCCCTTCGACGCCGAGGATCTCTGGCGCAGCTGGACGACATTGCGCAGCTTCGCGGTTGCCAACAGCCTCGGCGCTCTTCACGACAATCCGACGCTTCGGGCGCAGCTCAAGACCGCTGCGCTTTGGGAAGTGCAGCGCGGAGGTGCCTTGAGCGGTGTCGAGATCCAGCAGGCCAGTTCGATCCGCTCCGACTGGTTCCGGCGCGCAATGGCGTTGTTCGAGGATCACGACATCCTTGTCGCGCCCTCCGCGCAGGTCTGGCCTTTCGCGGTCGAACAGGTCCATCCCGCCACGATCGCCGGACGCGAAATGGATACCTATCACCGCTGGATGGAGACCGTGATTCCGGCCAGTCTCATCGGCCTGCCGGTCGTTTCCGTGCCGGTGGGCTTCGGCGCTCGGGGGCTGCCCATGGGGGTACAGCTGGTCGGGCGTCCGGGTTCGGACGGGTTGCTGCTCCGGATCGCGCAACGCTGGCACCTTGCGACCGGCTGGCCTCAACAGCGGCCGGCGACGGTCTAGATCAGAGCGGCTCTTCGCGGCCCATGCCGACCAGACGGTCCCTCAGCGTCGCGGCCGTCGGATTGCCGAACTCCAGCGCAAGGACCATCGCATGGGTGAGATAGAAGGCGCACATCGTTTCGGTCTGCGCATGTTCAGCCGCCTCTGTGTAAAGCGACACGAGCGCTTCGCCATCGCCGCGGTCATGGGCGATCAGCAGGCGCCGGTCGAGGTCGCTCATTGCGCGGCGCGCACGGTGGCGCGGCGCCCGGTGATGCGGGCGGCCACCCAGTCGTGGAAAAGATGCGTCGGCCCGTCCATCGCCGGAGAAAAGCGCCCGCCGTCGAATGCGGGCCCGTGCCGGCCGCGCTGCATGCCTTCGACGACGAAGATGTCCTCTTCGAATACCAGCTTCCAGAGGGCGGCATTCTTCTGCCGCATCGCCGGTTCGGTGTCGGGCACCGCATAGTAGAGATGCACATGCTCGCGCGTCCTTTCGGGTCCTTCGGGTAGCAGGACGATCGCGAAAGTGTGGTCGCGGTGTACGCCGAGCAGGACGTTGGGATAGAGAGCGGCGTATTCTGCCGCCGTTTCCCACTTGGCCCCGAGGCCTGCGAAATCCGCGAAGACGGCGCCGTCGCCCTCCGTCATGCGGCGATAGACCAGCGTACCCTGGCCCGAGTACACGCCCGGCGCTTCGATGTGGTAGTGGTCCTCAAGACGCGAATAGCTGTTAAGTCCCGGATGCACCCAGGGCAGGTGGTAGCTTTCGCAGTAGTTCTCGACGGCGAGCTTCCAGTTGCAGGCGACATCGAGCACGAATCGGCTGTCCTCGCCGCCATGGTGAAGCGGGCGGTCGAATTCGGCCCAGCGGGCCATCAGGTCGGCATTGGCCACCTCGAAGGCCGGGGCGTCGCCGGAAAGGTTGATCCAAACCACGTCCAGCCAGACATGGCTGCGGATCTCGATCAGGCCCAGTTCAGAGCGGTCGATGCCGGGATGCGTGTTCTGTCCCGGCCCGCCCACATGCGGCGTGCTGACCAGCCGTCCGTCGGTCGCGTAGCACCAGCTGTGGTAGGGGCAGCGTATCGCCCCCTCGATGCGCCGCGGCTCGGACACCAGGATCATGCCGCGGTGCCGGCAGGTGTTCTGGAAGACGCGCACGCCACCCGCCCGGTCCCGCAGCAGCAAGAGCGGTATGCCTGCAAAGTCGACCGGCCGGGCATCGCCCGCCGCGGGCACGTCGCTCGCCACGCCAAGGCCGGCCCATCCGTCGCAGAGCAGCGCCTGGCGCTCTTCCCGGAAAATGGCGGGATCGGTGTAATGGGCATTGGGCAAGCCCTTCGCCTGTGCGATCGGGCGGCGCACGTCGGTCAGGTCGGTGGCGCCGGTTCGGGCGTCGGACATCGCGTTTCCCATCTGCTGGTACGACCGATGATAATCCGTTCCGGCAGGCGCGAATTGTCCCGAACGACCTGCGCTTTCCGGCAGGCGACATCGCGCGCGTCCTTTCCGTGCTCAGCGGAAGGGGTCGTCGGGTTGCAGAAGCCGTTGATGGAAAGGGGGGATCGCGTCGAGATCGCAGATCCCCGCCGCGCGGGCGGTGGCGAAGATCTTGCGGCGGTCTTGCCCCAGATGTTCGTAGACCAGCCGCGTGATCCGGCTGCTGCCGGTGGTCTCGCGGATCGTCCGGACCACGTAGCCGACCCAGAAATTGTTCTCGAATGAATTGACGCGGCTCAGGAAGTTGAACGAACCCGTCATGCCGTGGATGCGCGACACAGTCGTGGCGATGCCATCGTCGACCTGCATGATGTAGCCGCGGAACTCGCGGGTGCGCTTGTCGACGGGGAGGCCCTGCACGCGCATGGCCGACTTTGCCTCTAGCCCCCGGATGAAGGTCCCGCTTTCCTTGCGCGTCACCATCACCAGGCCGATGACGAACTGATTTTCGCGCACGAAGCTGCGGCGCGTGAAGCGGTAGAAACCGCTCGGGAAGACATCCTCGGAAACCGACTGCCTTTCCGATCCCAT encodes:
- a CDS encoding aromatic ring-hydroxylating dioxygenase subunit alpha, which translates into the protein MSDARTGATDLTDVRRPIAQAKGLPNAHYTDPAIFREERQALLCDGWAGLGVASDVPAAGDARPVDFAGIPLLLLRDRAGGVRVFQNTCRHRGMILVSEPRRIEGAIRCPYHSWCYATDGRLVSTPHVGGPGQNTHPGIDRSELGLIEIRSHVWLDVVWINLSGDAPAFEVANADLMARWAEFDRPLHHGGEDSRFVLDVACNWKLAVENYCESYHLPWVHPGLNSYSRLEDHYHIEAPGVYSGQGTLVYRRMTEGDGAVFADFAGLGAKWETAAEYAALYPNVLLGVHRDHTFAIVLLPEGPERTREHVHLYYAVPDTEPAMRQKNAALWKLVFEEDIFVVEGMQRGRHGPAFDGGRFSPAMDGPTHLFHDWVAARITGRRATVRAAQ
- a CDS encoding penicillin-binding protein 1A, with protein sequence MFRFILSFFGGIFTAITLTIAMIALTVGAVFWMYARDLPSHESLAQYSPPTISRIYSGQGQIIDEFAKERRLFAPADAIPDLVKQAFISAEDKNFYEHQGYDLRGIGVAAYEAVVSRGRDIRGASTITQQVMKNFLLSGDRQAERKIKEIILAARLEETLDKEKILELYLNEIFLGQNSYGVAAAAQTYFNKTLDELAPHEAAFLASLPKAPSDYHPVRQKDRLLARRNFVLREMNENGYLSDDVYEQEIAAPLESVQNGNFESFRTELPPRDYFTDEIRRQLTLDFGEGEFFTGGLTVRATIDEELQPLAALSLQQELEEYDRGIGIWRGTRATIEPERLTDEASWRAALSEKRVPRDIALNGQWYPAVVLEVGDRNARIGIEGVPVDDTQVITPEDVTWARKRRADRSLGPRAKVAGDLLEVGEVVLVRRMTSDEDRSFIRWTLRQVPEVQGGFVAMDVNTGRVISMQGGFSYQSSVFNRATQARRQPGSSFKPFVYAAALDSGYTPATIVVDAPIEINTPQGLWRPRNSSNKYYGPTPLRTGIEQSRNLMTIRLAQEVGMDVVARYAEKFGVYDNMGQYLANALGSEETTLYQMVAAYAMFANGGERVKPTLVDRVQDRYGKTIYRHDDRTCEDCRVASLQPGWAPTISSKRERVMDPVTAYQLTSMMKGVVERGTASGVVNLPVPTAGKTGTTNDAKDVWFIGFTSNIVAGCYIGYDQPRTLGKRAYGSSLCGPVFQRFMTEATKKYGGGPFEVPPGGHFIKIDRFTGARLGDDASGANVVAEYFRDGEEPVFGVAFDGGFAMGADLPLYEEVGSATGRQVITSTGRKATVGPKANYGTLSSGGLY
- a CDS encoding amidase; the encoded protein is MDLLSVDACGLSERIAASDISAAEVMRATLARIAAVNGTVNAIVSLRAQEELLAEAEAADRAPRKGWLHGIPMAIKDLADAAGFATSQGSPIFRDHIAQRDDLVVSRLRAAGAIIIGKTNTPEFGLGSHTFNPVHGATRNPYDPSRSAGGSSGGAAAALACGMLAVADGSDMMGSLRNPAAWNNVYGMRPSHGVVSGGLEGDLFLHPLSTSGPMARTPRDLAALLDTMAALDRPRAFGLSVPTTLPQIDAALSPVRAGWLGDWGGALPYEAGILDLCDSALEQMRGLGWRVTDLTAPFDAEDLWRSWTTLRSFAVANSLGALHDNPTLRAQLKTAALWEVQRGGALSGVEIQQASSIRSDWFRRAMALFEDHDILVAPSAQVWPFAVEQVHPATIAGREMDTYHRWMETVIPASLIGLPVVSVPVGFGARGLPMGVQLVGRPGSDGLLLRIAQRWHLATGWPQQRPATV
- the prfB gene encoding peptide chain release factor 2, with the translated sequence MRAEAQNSVEKIEKSLHLLGQRMDIATAQHRLEEFNARVEDPKLWDNPEAAQKLMRERQMLVDAMADYEGIRRELSDAVELIELGEMEQDTEVVADAEASLKALEERAAQKELEALLNGEADSNDTFLEINAGAGGTEACDWAQMLQRMYIRWAESRGYKVELQSEEAGSEAGIKSCAYKISGHNAYGWLKSESGVHRLVRISPFGKGTRETSFASVWVYPVVDDNIEIEVNPADIRIDTYRSSGAGGQHVNTTDSAVRITHHPTGIVVTSSEKSQHQNRDIAMKALKSRLYQLELDKRNAAINEAHESKGSAGWGNQIRSYVLQPYQMVKDLRTSHETSDTSGVLDGDLDAFMAATLAMDVSGKSRAEAQGG
- a CDS encoding helix-turn-helix domain-containing protein, with translation MQMPASTPPQLRNMFGRNLRKLATEYRSVTDLTRQLGINRTQFNRYLAGESFPRPDVLARICDFFSVDARILLQPVEEIGTAEPHSQHSYLDGFMGSERQSVSEDVFPSGFYRFTRRSFVRENQFVIGLVMVTRKESGTFIRGLEAKSAMRVQGLPVDKRTREFRGYIMQVDDGIATTVSRIHGMTGSFNFLSRVNSFENNFWVGYVVRTIRETTGSSRITRLVYEHLGQDRRKIFATARAAGICDLDAIPPFHQRLLQPDDPFR